GGGAACGGGCCCGGGAGGCAGGGCTGCGCTCGGTGTCGCCCGGCACGGGCGCCGCGCTGCGGGTGCTCGCCGCCACCGTGGACGCCAAGGCGGTGGCGGAGATCGGGACCGGGACCGGCGTCTCCGGGATCCACCTGCTGCACGGTATGCGGCCCGACGGGGTGCTGACCACCGTGGATCCGGAACCGGACCACCAGCAGTTCGCCCGGCAGGCGTTCCGCGCGGCGGGCTTCGCCAGCAACCGCGCGCGCTTCATCCCGGGCCACGCCCTGGACGTGCTCCCCCGGCTCGCGGACGCCGGGTACGACCTGGTCTTCTGCGACGGCGACCGGCTGGAGTGCCTGGACTACCTCGCTGAATCGTTGCGTCTGCTCAGGCCCGGTGGCCTCGTGGCGTTCGAGGGTGTGTTCGCCAGTGGCCGGACGGTGGATTCCAACCCTCAGCCCACGGAGGTCATACGCCTGCGGGAGCTGCTGCGCACGGTCCGGGAGAGCCCCGAGCTGGTGCCGTCCCTGCTCCCGGTGGGCGACGGCCTGCTGTGCGCGGTCAAGCGCTGAGCGGCCACCCCGAACCCGGCCCGCCCCCGATCACACCCCCTGGCACAACAGCGCCCCGGCACCACCGAGTGCGGCGGTGCCGGGGCAACTGAAAGGGTATGGTCGCTACGCGCGTCAGCCGACGACCTTCTTGAGGGCGTCTCCGAGGGCGTCCGCCTCGTCCGGGGTCAGCTCGACGACGAGCCGACCGCCGCCTTCGAGCGGAACGCGCATGACGATGCCCCGCCCCTCCTTGGTCACCTCGAGCGGGCCATCGCCCGTCCGCGGCTTCATGGCCGCCATGCTCGTACCCCTTCCTGAAACCAGCTCATCGCCAAAGCCGACGGCCCGGGAGGGCAGGCGCGGGCCCACCTGGGGACACGCGACACCGGCATCGAACACATTGCTTCCAGGCCATTATCCCGCATCTCATGACCCGATGACCAACATCGGTCGGCATCGCTTGGGCAACGCGCGCGAGCAAAACCACCCAATTCGGCGGTGTGACTGCGATACTGCGCCACCGCACGGTCCCAGCCGGGTGCTCCCCCATTGGTGATTCTTTGACGCAGGTCACACGTCCGGGCCCGGCCGTCGCCCGTGAACTCCGCCATGCTGTGCTGTGACGAGGGCGTACTGATCAGTACGTCGCCTGCCGCGACACCGGAGGGGAACCGCCATGGCCGACACCGTGCTCTACGAGGTGCACGACGGACTCGCGACGATCACTCTGAACCGCCCCGAGGCGATGAACGCGCTGAACATCGCGACGAAGGTCGCGCTGCGGGAGGCCGTGGAGGAGGCCGCCGGAGACGACGCGGTGCGGGCGGTGCTGCTGACGGCCGCCGGGGAGCGGGCGTTCTGTGTGGGCCAGGACCTCAAGGAGCACATCGGGCTGCTGATCGAGGACTCGGGGCAGGTCATGAGCACGGTCAAGGAGCACTACAACCCCGTGGTGAAGGCGCTCACCGAGATGGCGAAGCCCGTGGTGGCCGGGGTCAACGGTGTCGCGGCCGGTGCCGGTCTGGGGTTCGCCCTCGCGGCGGACTACCGGGTGGTCGCCGACACGGCCTCCTTCAACACGTCCTTCGCCGGGGTGGCGCTCACGGCGGACTCCGGGGTCTCGTGGACCCTGCCGCGGGTGATCGGCCCCGGCCGTGCCGCCGATCTGCTGCTGTTCCCGCGCAGCATCAAGGCGCAGGAGGCGTACGAGCTGGGGATCGCCAACCGGGTCGTGCCGGCGGCCTCGCTGCACACCGCCGCCGAGGAGGTCGCGCGGATGCTGGCCGAGGGGCCGACCGTGGCGTACGCGGCGATCAAGGAGGCGGTGGCGTACGGGTTCACGCACTCGCTGGCCGAGACGCTGGAGAAGGAGGACGAGCTCCAGACTCGGGCCGGGGCTTCGGAGGACCACCAGATCGCTGTGCGGGCCTTCGTGAACAAGGAAGAGCCGAAGTACCTGGGGCGGTGACGGTCCGTGGGGAGCTGCGGGTTCGACGGGGTTGATCGCGCAGTTCCCCGCGCCTCTCAGGGGGCGCTTCTCGCGACGCATGTCTCCAAGTGGTCGTCGACCAGGCCGCACGCCTGCATCAGGGCGTACGCCGTCGTGGGGCCCACGAAGCGGATGCCTCGTTTCTTCAGGGCCTTGGACAGGGCCGTGGACTCGGGGGTGACCGCCGGGACGTCCGCGAGGGTTCTCGGGGCCGGGCGGGTCGTCGGGTCCGGGGCGTGGGACCAGATGAGTTCGTCCAGCTCGCCGGAGGTCCAGGTGGACAGCTCGCGGGCGTTGGCGACGGTCGCCTCGATCTTGGCGCGGTTGCGGATGATGCCGGTATCGGCGAGCAGGCGTTCCTGGTCGGCCTCGGTGAACAGGGCGACCGAGGCGATCTTGAAGTCGGCGAACGCGGAGCGGAAGCCCTCGCGGCGCCGCAGGATGGTGATCCAGGAGAGGCCGGACTGGAAGGCCTCCAGGCAGAGCCGTTCGTACAGGGCGTCGTCGCCGTGGACCGGGCGGCCCCACTCCTCGTCGTGGTAGGTGACGTAGTCGTCGGTGGACAGGGCCCAGGGGCAGCGCAGCGCGCCGTCGGGGCCGGGCAGGGCGGTGCCGTCACTCACCGGTGGTCGCCCTCCTCCGGCTTGTGCAGCGAGGTCACGGTCGCCGCGCGGGCGCCCGCGAGCGCGGACTCCAGGTCGGCGATCCGGGCGTCCCGCTCGGAGATCTCGGCGCTGAGGCGGCCGAGGGCGTCGTCCACGTCCACCATGCGGTAGCCGCGGAGGGCGACCGGGAAACGGAGCGCCTCGACGTCCGCGCGGTTGACCGGGCGGTGCGCCGGAAGCGGGTCCTGGAGCCGCTCGCCCTCGGCCTCCGGCAGCACCGCGTTGTCGCCGCCGCCGACCACCGCGAGCGTCACCGCGGCGACCACGACGGCGAGCGCGACGACCAGGAACAAGAACATGAACATCGCTGGGTCCCCTCGAGTGTGTTCGGCTCCGATCGTGCCATGCGAGTCTGACAGTTAAGGTCGCAGGCGGTCGGGCAAGGCCGGCAGTCGACGGGACGTACTGGGAGAGGTCACAGCGGATGCTCAGGCTGGGCAAGCGGGAATTCGGCCCGCACGAGCCGGTGATCATGGCGATCGTGAACCGGACGCCGGACTCCTTCTACGACCAGGGAGCCACCTTCCGTGACGAGCCGGCGCTCGCGCGTGTGGAGCAGGCGGTCGCCGACGGCGCGGCCATCATCGACATCGGCGGGGTGAAGGCCGGCCCCGGGGAGGAAGTGACCGCAGCGGAGGAGGCGCGGCGGACCGTGGGGTTCGTGGCGGAGGTGCGGCGGCGGTTTCCCGAGGTGATCATCAGCGTCGACACCTGGCGGCACGAGGTCGGTGAGGCCGTGTGCGAGGCCGGGGCGGATCTGCTCAACGACGCGTGGGGTGGGGTCGATCCCCGGCTCGCCGAGGTCGCGGCACGGTATCGGGTGGGGCTGGTGTGTACGCACGCGGGCGGGACCGAGCCGCGTACCCGGCCGCATCGGGTCGAGTACGACGACGTGATGGCCGACGTGCTGCGGGTGACCGTGGGGTTGGCGGAGCGGGCGGTGGCGTTGGGGGTGCCCCGGGAGTCCGTGATGATCGATCCGGGGCATGACTTCGGGAAGAACACGCGGCACAGTCTGGAGGCGACGCGGCGGTTGGGGGAGATGGTCGCGACGGGGTGGCCGGTGCTGGTGTCCCTGTCCAACAAGGACTTCGTGGGGGAGACGCTGGACAAGCCGGTGAAGGAGCGGGTGGTGGGGACGTTGGCGACCACCGCTGTCTCGGCCTGGCTGGGGGCTCAGGTGTATCGGGTGCATGAGGTGGCTGAGACCCGGCAGGTGGTGGAGATGGTGGGGGCGATCGCGGGGTGGCACGAGCCTGCCGTTGCCCGGCGGGGGCTTGCCTAGTTCTTTTTCGCCCCCGCCGCCCCTACCCGTCCCGTCCTCAAAGGGGCTGCGCCCCTTTGCCCCCCGGCTGTCCCCCCCCGGCCCACTGATTCCGGCTGCCGGTCCGGTGGGGGTTCTCGCGCAGTTCCCCGCGCCCCTGAAGGCGCGGGGGTCGTCCGGGAGTTATCTGCCCGCCTCCTTCGAGACCAGGGCCACCGCCTCGTCGACGTCGTCCGTGACGTGGAAGAGCGTCAGGTCCTTCTCCGCGGCCTTGCCCTGGGCGATGAGGGTGTTGGTCAGCCAGTCGACGAGGCCGCCCCAGTAGGACTCGCCGAAGAGGACGATGGGGAAGCGCGTGACCTTCTGGGTCTGGACGAGGGTGAGGGCCTCGAAGAGTTCGTCGAGAGTGCCGAGGCCGCCGGGCAGCACCACGAAGCCCTGGGCGTACTTGACGAACATCATCTTCCGGACGAAGAAGTAGCGGAAGTTGAGGCCGATGTCGACGTATTGGTTCAGGCCCTGTTCGAAGGGGAGCTCGATGCCGAGGCCGACGGAGGTGCCGCCCGCTTCCAGGGCACCCTTGTTGGCCGCCTCCATCGCGCCCGGGCCGCCGCCGGTGATGACGGCGAAGCCGGCTTCCACCAGGCCGCGGCCGAGCCGGACGCCCGCCTCGTACTCCGGTGAGTCGGTGGGAGTGCGGGCGGAGCCGAAGACACTGATCGCGGGCGGGAGTTCGGCGAGGGTGCCGAAACCCTCGATGAACTCGGACTGGATGCGCAGGACCCGCCAGGGGTCCGTGTGGACCCAGTCCGAGGGACCGCCCGCGTCCAGCAGCCGCTGGTCCGTCGTGCTCGCCTGAACCTGGCCGCGTCTGCGCAGCACCGGTCCGAGCCGCTGCTCCTCGGGTGGCTGCTTCTTGCCCTCGGGGTTGCCGGTCGCCATGTCCGCTCCCTCCGCCGTGCTGGTGGTTCACCTCAGCGTAGATCCATACGGGTTACGGACGGGGGACGTCAGCGTGTCCGGCGCCATCCGCCGCGCCGGACACTTCACGCCGTCAGCCAGGACCTCAGGCGTTCCTCGCCCTTCAGGATCTTCGCCGTCTCCACCCGTTCGTCGCGTCGGTGCGCCAAGTGCGGGTTGCCGGGGCCGTAGTTGACGGCCGGGACGCCGAGCGCGCTGAAGCGGGAGACGTCCGTCCAGCCGTACTTGGGATGTGCCGTGCCGCCGACCGCCTCGATGAACGCCGCGGCCGCCGGGTGGGACAGGCCGGGCAGTGCGCCGGGGCTGTGGTCGTCGACGACGAACTCCTCGACCCCGCAGTCGGCGAAGACCTCGCGCACGTGGGCGATGGCCTCCTCCTCGCTGCGGTCGGGCGCGTAGCGGAAGTTGACCGACACGACGCACGCGTCGGGGATGACGTTGCCTGCCACGCCGCCCGAGATGCCGACGGCGTTCAGACCCTCGCGGTACTCCAGGCCGTCGATCACCGGGTGGCGCGGCTCGTAGGCGGCCAGCTTCGCCAGGATCGGGGCTGCCGCGTGGATGGCGTTGGAGCCCATCCAGCCGCGGGCGGAGTGGGCGCGCTCGCCCTTGGTCGTCAGCAGGACCCGCAGGGTGCCCTGGCAGCCGCCCTCCACCTCGCCGTCGGTGGGCTCCAGGAGGACCGCGAAGTCGCCCGCGAGCCACTCGGGGTGCTCCTCGGAGACGTGCTTCAGGCCGTTCAGGTCCGCGGCGACCTCTTCGTTGTCGTAGAAGACGAAGGTCAGGTCGCGGTTGGGGGCCGGGACCGTGGCCGCGATGCGCAGCTGCACCGCGACGCCGGACTTCATGTCGCAGGTGCCGCAGCCCCACAGGACGCCGTCGTCGTCGAGGCGGGAGGGGACGTTGTCCGCGATGGGCACGGTGTCGATGTGGCCGGCCAGGATCACGCGCTCCGCGCGGCCGAGGTCGGTACGGGCGACGATGTTGTTGCCGTACCGGTCGACCGTGAGGTGCGGCAGGGCGCGCAGGGCGGTCTCGATCGCGTCCGCGAGGGGCTTCTCGGTGCCGCTCTCGGAGGGGAAGTCGACGAGCTGCGCGGTCAGCCGCGCGGCGTCCAGCGTGAGGTCAATCGGGGTCTCGGCCATGTCCCCGACCCTAACGCGCCGCAGGGTCCGGGCCTCCCGGCGAGTGGATCCGGTCACTTCCGCACCCCTGTTCACATCACTGTTCACAACTCCTGCACGAGTGCCATTACCGTCCAGTACCTTGGACCGCGTGTCGGAGCCGTACCCCTTCCCCCCAGGTCCCCGTCCCCGCCGTCGCGGCCGTCGTGTGCTGCAGTTCATGGCGGCCTTCGTCGTGCTCGCCGCGATCGGGGCGTATCTCACCGTGCAGTATCTGACCGGTGGAAACGGCACCCCGCGGTGTGTGGTCGTGTCCGGGGCCGGCGACGGGGCGTCGTACGAGTTCACGCCCGAGCAGGCGGCCAACGCGGCGACGATCTCGGCGGTCGGCACCGCGCGCGAGCTGCCCGAGCGGGCCGTGACGATCGCGCTGGCGACCGCACTGCAGGAGTCGAGCCTGCGCAACATCGCGCACGGCGACCGGGACTCGCTCGGCCTCTTCCAGCAGCGGCCGTCGCAGGGCTGGGGCACCGAGCAGCAGATCCAGGACCCGGTGTACGCGGCGGGTGAGTTCTACGAGCACCTCGTCAAGGTCGACGGCTACGAGCAGTTGCCGCTGACGGTGGCCGCCCAGCGCGTGCAGCGCAGCGGCTATCCGGAGGCGTACGCCAAGCACGAGCCCGACGCCACGCTGCTAGCCGCCGCGCTGACCGGGCGGTCGGCGGCCACGCTGACGTGCGAGGGGCGCCGGGACACGACCGGCACCGGCACCGCCTACGCGGGCGGCCCGGACGCCGTGCGCAGCGCGCTCGCCCGGGACTTCGGGGACGACGCGTTCGAGTCGGCCGCGGCGGTGGTGAGCTCCGAGGACGGCGCCTCCGCCGAGGCGAGTGCGGCACCGAGTCCGAGCGTCTCCCCCGCCGCCGGGACCGTGACCATCCCCCTCGGGGACGCCGAGGAGGCGGACCGGGCCCGGCGCGGCTGGAAGCTGGCCCACTGGGCCGTGGCCAACTCCTCCCGGCTCGGCGTCGAGCGCGTCTCCTACGCGGGCCGGGAGTGGGTCGCCGAAGGACGGGCCGGCGCGTGGCGCAAGGCCCGGGGCGCGGCGGGCGGTGCGGTGGGCACCACCACCGAGGTCCGAATCGTCACTGGACAGTAGGCCGCACGGCTCACCCGTGCGGGGTAGGCGCGGCGCGTCGGGTGGACGGGGTGCACGGGTTTTCCCCTGCTCACCCCCGGTGTGCGGAATCCGTTGGGAACACAGGGCCGTAAGGATTCAGCAGACTGTCAGAGCGGGTGGCGTTTGTC
The DNA window shown above is from Streptomyces akebiae and carries:
- a CDS encoding O-methyltransferase, with the protein product MSRFPTATDTVTPRQPRGHKERVITGNRLTSWAFADAFVAEDEALRWARERAREAGLRSVSPGTGAALRVLAATVDAKAVAEIGTGTGVSGIHLLHGMRPDGVLTTVDPEPDHQQFARQAFRAAGFASNRARFIPGHALDVLPRLADAGYDLVFCDGDRLECLDYLAESLRLLRPGGLVAFEGVFASGRTVDSNPQPTEVIRLRELLRTVRESPELVPSLLPVGDGLLCAVKR
- a CDS encoding DUF3117 domain-containing protein, producing the protein MAAMKPRTGDGPLEVTKEGRGIVMRVPLEGGGRLVVELTPDEADALGDALKKVVG
- the chcB gene encoding 2-cyclohexenylcarbonyl CoA isomerase translates to MADTVLYEVHDGLATITLNRPEAMNALNIATKVALREAVEEAAGDDAVRAVLLTAAGERAFCVGQDLKEHIGLLIEDSGQVMSTVKEHYNPVVKALTEMAKPVVAGVNGVAAGAGLGFALAADYRVVADTASFNTSFAGVALTADSGVSWTLPRVIGPGRAADLLLFPRSIKAQEAYELGIANRVVPAASLHTAAEEVARMLAEGPTVAYAAIKEAVAYGFTHSLAETLEKEDELQTRAGASEDHQIAVRAFVNKEEPKYLGR
- a CDS encoding DNA-3-methyladenine glycosylase I, producing MSDGTALPGPDGALRCPWALSTDDYVTYHDEEWGRPVHGDDALYERLCLEAFQSGLSWITILRRREGFRSAFADFKIASVALFTEADQERLLADTGIIRNRAKIEATVANARELSTWTSGELDELIWSHAPDPTTRPAPRTLADVPAVTPESTALSKALKKRGIRFVGPTTAYALMQACGLVDDHLETCVARSAP
- a CDS encoding DivIVA domain-containing protein yields the protein MFMFLFLVVALAVVVAAVTLAVVGGGDNAVLPEAEGERLQDPLPAHRPVNRADVEALRFPVALRGYRMVDVDDALGRLSAEISERDARIADLESALAGARAATVTSLHKPEEGDHR
- the folP gene encoding dihydropteroate synthase, with protein sequence MLRLGKREFGPHEPVIMAIVNRTPDSFYDQGATFRDEPALARVEQAVADGAAIIDIGGVKAGPGEEVTAAEEARRTVGFVAEVRRRFPEVIISVDTWRHEVGEAVCEAGADLLNDAWGGVDPRLAEVAARYRVGLVCTHAGGTEPRTRPHRVEYDDVMADVLRVTVGLAERAVALGVPRESVMIDPGHDFGKNTRHSLEATRRLGEMVATGWPVLVSLSNKDFVGETLDKPVKERVVGTLATTAVSAWLGAQVYRVHEVAETRQVVEMVGAIAGWHEPAVARRGLA
- a CDS encoding LOG family protein, yielding MATGNPEGKKQPPEEQRLGPVLRRRGQVQASTTDQRLLDAGGPSDWVHTDPWRVLRIQSEFIEGFGTLAELPPAISVFGSARTPTDSPEYEAGVRLGRGLVEAGFAVITGGGPGAMEAANKGALEAGGTSVGLGIELPFEQGLNQYVDIGLNFRYFFVRKMMFVKYAQGFVVLPGGLGTLDELFEALTLVQTQKVTRFPIVLFGESYWGGLVDWLTNTLIAQGKAAEKDLTLFHVTDDVDEAVALVSKEAGR
- the dapE gene encoding succinyl-diaminopimelate desuccinylase, with protein sequence MAETPIDLTLDAARLTAQLVDFPSESGTEKPLADAIETALRALPHLTVDRYGNNIVARTDLGRAERVILAGHIDTVPIADNVPSRLDDDGVLWGCGTCDMKSGVAVQLRIAATVPAPNRDLTFVFYDNEEVAADLNGLKHVSEEHPEWLAGDFAVLLEPTDGEVEGGCQGTLRVLLTTKGERAHSARGWMGSNAIHAAAPILAKLAAYEPRHPVIDGLEYREGLNAVGISGGVAGNVIPDACVVSVNFRYAPDRSEEEAIAHVREVFADCGVEEFVVDDHSPGALPGLSHPAAAAFIEAVGGTAHPKYGWTDVSRFSALGVPAVNYGPGNPHLAHRRDERVETAKILKGEERLRSWLTA
- a CDS encoding heavy metal transporter, producing MSEPYPFPPGPRPRRRGRRVLQFMAAFVVLAAIGAYLTVQYLTGGNGTPRCVVVSGAGDGASYEFTPEQAANAATISAVGTARELPERAVTIALATALQESSLRNIAHGDRDSLGLFQQRPSQGWGTEQQIQDPVYAAGEFYEHLVKVDGYEQLPLTVAAQRVQRSGYPEAYAKHEPDATLLAAALTGRSAATLTCEGRRDTTGTGTAYAGGPDAVRSALARDFGDDAFESAAAVVSSEDGASAEASAAPSPSVSPAAGTVTIPLGDAEEADRARRGWKLAHWAVANSSRLGVERVSYAGREWVAEGRAGAWRKARGAAGGAVGTTTEVRIVTGQ